The following are from one region of the Klebsiella aerogenes genome:
- the pphA gene encoding protein-serine/threonine phosphatase: MYQRMEGSVWRNIWLVGDLHGCFGLLMSQLRQLKFDPWQDLLISVGDLIDRGPQSVDCLGLLRCRWFNAVRGNHEQMALDALAGGEMALWMMNGGDWYQSSSRERKRLADALFVRCAELPLIIELHCGEVTHVIAHADYPANAYRWQLPVDEHQVLWRRQRLTDHLAGRHGAITGADHFWFGHTPLKRRYDSDNQHYIDTGAVFGGELTLVQLQSAA; the protein is encoded by the coding sequence ATGTATCAGCGAATGGAAGGTAGCGTCTGGCGTAATATCTGGCTGGTGGGCGATCTACATGGTTGTTTTGGTTTATTAATGTCGCAATTGCGGCAGTTGAAATTTGACCCATGGCAGGATCTGCTTATTTCAGTCGGCGATTTGATCGATCGCGGGCCGCAGAGTGTGGATTGTCTGGGTCTGCTACGCTGCCGCTGGTTCAACGCGGTGCGCGGCAACCACGAACAGATGGCGTTGGATGCGCTGGCGGGCGGGGAGATGGCGCTGTGGATGATGAACGGCGGCGACTGGTATCAGAGCAGCTCGCGTGAGCGGAAACGGCTGGCGGATGCGCTGTTTGTCCGTTGTGCTGAACTGCCGCTGATTATTGAACTCCATTGTGGGGAGGTTACCCACGTGATTGCCCATGCCGATTATCCAGCTAATGCTTATCGCTGGCAGTTGCCGGTGGATGAACATCAGGTGCTGTGGCGTCGTCAGCGTCTGACCGATCATCTGGCGGGGAGACACGGCGCGATAACCGGAGCGGATCATTTCTGGTTTGGGCATACGCCGCTTAAACGTCGTTACGACAGTGACAACCAGCACTACATTGATACCGGCGCGGTATTTGGCGGCGAACTGACGTTGGTGCAGTTACAGTCGGCGGCTTAA
- a CDS encoding VirK/YbjX family protein yields MTTRYYIVTDNSLQSPCTLQQRSNLIADLVTGRITPAPIWQKRSYRLKFLLRTALFYKPTRDMLDSLSARADFRQLLAAQVTLPGKAHRQYLTRDLNARQRSQAIISHYQYIDTLAGNRLAAAMVSATELPLLTLHGKDDAAFTLSASSAGKAEREGETTLWLRDADRQLLASVTFSVVRHQDQWQVVIGGLQGPRRHVSHDVIKQATRACYGLFPKRLLLEFIWLLAAQSPIQAVYGVSDNGHVFRALRYRLSKGRHFHASYDEFWQSIEGVPDSLYRWRLPLRLERKSIGSIASKKRAEYRRRFQLMDDMAVQVANLMTPA; encoded by the coding sequence ATAACGACGAGGTATTACATCGTGACGGACAATAGCCTGCAATCACCCTGCACACTTCAGCAACGTTCAAATCTCATAGCCGATCTGGTTACGGGGCGCATCACACCTGCGCCTATCTGGCAAAAGCGCAGCTATCGGCTCAAATTCCTGCTGCGTACGGCGCTGTTCTATAAGCCAACGCGCGATATGCTGGATAGCCTCTCCGCACGCGCTGATTTCCGCCAGTTGCTGGCGGCGCAGGTCACACTGCCAGGCAAGGCCCATCGCCAGTATCTGACGCGCGATCTCAACGCTCGCCAACGTTCGCAGGCCATCATCAGCCATTATCAGTACATCGACACGTTGGCGGGCAATCGCCTGGCGGCGGCGATGGTATCAGCCACGGAACTGCCGCTGCTGACGCTACATGGCAAAGATGACGCGGCCTTCACGCTTTCGGCATCATCCGCAGGAAAAGCCGAACGAGAAGGTGAAACCACCCTATGGCTACGCGATGCCGATCGCCAGCTGCTGGCTAGCGTGACGTTTAGCGTTGTCCGTCATCAGGATCAGTGGCAAGTCGTCATCGGAGGGTTGCAGGGACCGCGGCGTCATGTCTCACACGACGTGATTAAACAAGCGACTCGCGCCTGTTATGGCCTGTTCCCCAAACGTCTGCTGCTTGAATTCATCTGGCTACTAGCCGCACAAAGCCCTATTCAGGCGGTTTACGGCGTCAGTGATAATGGCCATGTGTTCCGCGCCCTGCGCTACCGGTTAAGCAAAGGCCGTCATTTCCACGCCAGTTATGATGAATTCTGGCAGTCTATCGAAGGCGTTCCGGACAGCCTCTATCGCTGGCGATTGCCGCTACGTCTGGAAAGAAAATCGATTGGCAGTATCGCCAGTAAAAAACGCGCGGAATACCGCCGTCGTTTTCAATTAATGGATGATATGGCCGTACAGGTGGCCAATCTGATGACTCCAGCGTAA
- the proQ gene encoding RNA chaperone ProQ: protein MENQPKLNSSKEVIAFLAERFPQCFSAEGEARPLKIGIFQDLVERVGGEMNLSKTQLRAALRLYTSSWRYLYGVKAGAIRVDLDGNPCGELEEQHVAHARQQLEEAKARVQAQRASQQAKKREAAAAGQQEEGARRERKPRPQPQARRKEGTEQRKPRPAAANKAPREEQRLTPVSDVSVLSVGQALKVKAGNNAMDATVVEITKDGVRVQLTSGMSMIVRAEHLVF from the coding sequence ATGGAAAATCAACCTAAGTTGAATAGCAGTAAAGAAGTAATCGCGTTTCTGGCCGAACGTTTTCCTCAGTGTTTCAGCGCTGAAGGCGAAGCGCGCCCCCTGAAAATCGGTATTTTTCAGGATCTTGTAGAGCGAGTGGGTGGTGAGATGAATCTCAGCAAAACCCAACTTCGCGCTGCCTTACGTCTTTATACTTCGAGCTGGCGTTATCTGTACGGCGTGAAAGCGGGGGCGATTCGCGTTGACCTCGACGGCAACCCGTGCGGCGAACTGGAAGAGCAACACGTTGCTCACGCCCGTCAGCAGCTCGAAGAAGCCAAAGCTCGCGTTCAGGCGCAGCGCGCCAGCCAGCAGGCTAAGAAGCGCGAAGCCGCAGCAGCAGGCCAGCAGGAAGAAGGGGCACGCCGTGAGCGTAAACCGCGTCCTCAGCCGCAGGCTCGCCGTAAAGAAGGTACTGAACAGCGTAAGCCGCGTCCTGCCGCCGCCAACAAAGCACCGCGTGAAGAGCAGCGTCTCACTCCGGTGTCTGACGTCTCTGTATTAAGCGTCGGTCAGGCCCTGAAAGTGAAAGCAGGCAACAACGCAATGGACGCCACCGTTGTGGAAATCACCAAAGATGGCGTTCGTGTACAGCTGACTTCTGGTATGTCAATGATTGTACGCGCAGAACACCTGGTGTTCTGA
- the yebS gene encoding membrane integrity lipid transport subunit YebS: MLIKTPQITPTKKITVHSVSSPTPHAHYQRCAQCDMLFRIPVVKRDQCAWCPRCNAKVRDGRDWSLSRLASMAFTMMLLMPFAWSEPLLRLHLLGVRIDANVLQGIWQMTNQGDPITAAMVLFCAVVAPVLLVVSIAYLWLGNVLGMNLRPVLLMLGKLKEWVMLDIYLVGIGVASIKVQDYAFLQPGIGLIAFISLTLLSILTLIHMNVEELWERFYPERPAMRYDNNLQVCTGCHYTGYRDPRGRCRRCHSPLHHRRPQSLQRSWAALLASIVFLLPANLLPISIIYVNGARQDDTILSGIISLANSNVAIAGVVFIASILVPFTKVIVLFTLLVSIQFKCEQGLRTRILLLRLITWIGRWSMLDLFVISLTMSLINRDQLLAFTMGPAAVYFGGAVILTILAVEWLDSRLLWDAHESGNARFAD, from the coding sequence ATGCTGATAAAAACACCACAAATTACGCCGACAAAGAAGATTACCGTTCATTCGGTCAGTTCGCCAACGCCGCATGCGCACTATCAGCGCTGCGCGCAGTGTGACATGCTTTTCCGTATACCGGTTGTGAAAAGAGATCAGTGCGCCTGGTGTCCCCGCTGCAACGCGAAGGTTCGCGATGGCCGCGACTGGTCTCTTTCCCGACTCGCCAGTATGGCGTTTACGATGATGCTGCTGATGCCGTTCGCCTGGAGCGAGCCGCTGCTGCGTTTGCATCTGCTGGGTGTGCGCATCGACGCTAATGTCCTGCAGGGGATCTGGCAGATGACGAACCAGGGCGACCCGATTACCGCCGCCATGGTGCTCTTCTGCGCGGTCGTCGCGCCGGTGCTATTAGTGGTCTCAATCGCCTACCTCTGGCTTGGCAACGTGCTGGGAATGAACCTGCGCCCGGTTCTGCTGATGCTCGGCAAACTTAAAGAGTGGGTCATGCTGGATATCTACCTGGTCGGTATCGGCGTCGCCTCGATTAAAGTCCAGGATTACGCTTTCCTGCAACCCGGTATCGGTCTGATCGCTTTTATCTCCCTGACGCTGTTGAGCATCCTGACGCTAATTCATATGAACGTCGAAGAACTGTGGGAGCGTTTTTACCCCGAACGCCCGGCGATGCGCTACGATAACAACCTTCAGGTCTGCACCGGCTGCCACTATACCGGCTATCGCGATCCCCGCGGCCGCTGCCGCCGTTGCCACTCTCCCCTGCATCATCGACGGCCGCAAAGCCTGCAGCGCAGTTGGGCGGCCTTGCTGGCGTCAATTGTTTTTCTGCTTCCAGCCAACCTGCTGCCGATCTCGATAATCTACGTCAACGGCGCGCGTCAGGACGATACTATTTTGTCAGGGATCATTTCACTGGCTAACAGTAATGTCGCCATCGCCGGCGTGGTGTTTATCGCCAGTATTTTGGTACCATTCACCAAAGTTATAGTGTTATTTACCCTACTGGTCAGCATACAATTCAAGTGCGAACAGGGGTTGCGTACCCGCATCCTGCTGCTGCGGCTGATTACCTGGATCGGCCGCTGGTCGATGTTGGATCTTTTTGTTATCTCATTAACTATGTCGCTGATAAACCGCGATCAGCTCCTCGCCTTTACCATGGGGCCAGCGGCGGTTTATTTCGGTGGCGCGGTAATTTTAACTATCCTTGCAGTTGAATGGCTGGACAGCCGCTTACTTTGGGACGCTCATGAGTCAGGAAACGCCCGCTTCGCCGACTGA
- a CDS encoding MFS transporter, with translation MDKKLFDGLPAPQRYGAILTIVLGLTMAVLDGAIANVALPTIATDLNASPASSIWIVNAYQIAIVIALLPLSFLGDMVGYRRIYKIGLVVFTITSLICALSRSLEMLTLARVAQGLGGAALMSVNTALIRLIYPKRQLGRGMGINSFVVAVSSAAGPTIAAAILSLASWQWLFLINIPLGIISIFLAMRFLPPNNTASKITRFDLPSAIMNALTFGLLITALGGFAQGQSGYLVLTEIIAMLIIGFFFVRRQLSMPVPLLPVDLLRIPLFSLSICTSICSFCAQMLAMVSLPFFLQTVIGRSEVETGLLLTPWPLATMVMAPLAGYLIEKVHAGLLGAMGLLIMACGLFGLALLPSSPSDLDIIWRMALCGAGFGLFQSPNNHTIVSSAPGHRSGGASGMLGTARLLGQSTGAALVALLFNLLGDSGTHTSLLLAGTLAVVAAAISGLRVTQPRAA, from the coding sequence ATGGATAAAAAGCTTTTCGATGGCCTGCCGGCACCGCAGCGCTATGGTGCCATTCTGACAATTGTTTTAGGCCTGACGATGGCCGTTCTCGACGGCGCGATCGCCAATGTCGCCCTGCCGACTATTGCCACCGACCTTAATGCCTCGCCGGCGTCTTCAATCTGGATAGTTAACGCCTATCAAATCGCTATTGTGATAGCCCTGCTGCCGCTGTCGTTTCTTGGTGATATGGTTGGCTATCGACGGATCTATAAAATCGGTTTGGTGGTATTTACCATCACGTCGCTGATTTGCGCGCTCTCCCGCAGCCTGGAGATGCTGACGCTGGCGCGCGTCGCACAGGGGTTGGGCGGTGCGGCGCTGATGAGCGTGAACACCGCGCTAATCCGCCTTATCTATCCGAAAAGACAGCTAGGCCGCGGGATGGGTATCAACTCGTTCGTTGTTGCCGTTTCTTCCGCTGCGGGGCCGACCATAGCCGCCGCCATCCTTTCACTCGCTTCCTGGCAGTGGTTGTTTTTGATTAACATACCGCTGGGTATCATTTCCATTTTCCTCGCCATGCGCTTTTTGCCGCCGAACAACACCGCGAGCAAAATTACCCGCTTCGATCTGCCAAGCGCCATCATGAACGCCTTAACCTTCGGGCTACTGATCACCGCCCTCGGCGGTTTTGCTCAAGGGCAATCCGGCTATCTGGTGCTGACGGAAATCATCGCCATGCTGATCATCGGCTTTTTCTTTGTTCGCCGACAACTGAGCATGCCGGTTCCGTTGCTGCCGGTTGATTTGCTGCGCATTCCGCTGTTTTCGCTCTCCATCTGCACTTCAATTTGCTCTTTTTGCGCGCAAATGCTGGCGATGGTTTCCCTCCCCTTCTTCCTGCAAACCGTCATCGGGCGCAGTGAAGTAGAAACCGGGTTGCTGTTAACGCCGTGGCCGTTGGCCACCATGGTGATGGCGCCGTTGGCGGGCTATCTGATTGAAAAGGTTCACGCGGGTCTGCTGGGGGCAATGGGGCTGCTGATTATGGCTTGCGGTCTGTTTGGTCTCGCGCTATTGCCATCCTCGCCTTCCGATCTCGATATCATCTGGCGTATGGCGCTGTGCGGTGCAGGTTTCGGGTTGTTCCAGTCACCGAATAACCACACCATCGTCTCTTCCGCCCCCGGACATCGCAGCGGCGGCGCCAGCGGTATGCTGGGCACAGCGCGACTGCTTGGACAAAGCACCGGCGCGGCGCTGGTCGCCCTGCTGTTTAACCTGTTGGGCGATAGCGGCACCCATACTTCACTACTGTTGGCCGGCACCCTGGCGGTTGTCGCCGCCGCCATCAGCGGGCTGCGGGTAACCCAACCGCGCGCCGCCTGA
- a CDS encoding YebV family protein encodes MSKTNVRIGAFEIDDAELHGESQGERTLSIPCKSDPDLCMQLDGWDAETSVPAILNGEHSVLYRKHYDRHTDAWVMRLA; translated from the coding sequence ATGAGTAAGACTAACGTACGAATCGGCGCGTTTGAAATAGACGACGCCGAGCTGCACGGCGAATCACAAGGTGAGCGAACGTTAAGCATTCCTTGTAAATCCGATCCTGACTTATGTATGCAGCTGGATGGTTGGGATGCCGAAACCAGCGTTCCCGCCATCCTCAATGGTGAACATTCCGTCCTCTACCGCAAACACTACGACCGCCACACTGATGCCTGGGTCATGCGCCTTGCCTGA
- a CDS encoding MlaD family protein: MSQETPASPTEAKIKTKRRISPFWLLPVIALMIAAWLIWTSFEGRGTTITIDFQSANGIVPGRTPIRYQGVEVGTVQDISLSKDLNKIEVSASVKSDMKDALRKDTQFWLVTPKASLAGVSGLDALVGGNYIGMMPGKGEPEDHFVALDTQPKYRINNGELMIHLQAPDLGSLSSGSLVYFRKIPVGRVYDYTLNANNQGVTIDVLIERRFTNLVKKGSRFWNVSGIKADVSLSGAKVQLENLSALVNGAIAFDSPDDSKTATQNDEYNLYEDLAHSQRGVLVTLDLPDGDGLKAGSTPLMYQGLEVGQLTRLNLNPGGNVTGEMTVDPSVVTLLRDKTLIQMKKPKISLDNPSVSALLTGNTFELVPGEGEPRNHFTVMPADKALLEEPNVATVTLSAPESYGIDAGQPLVLHGVKVGQVLERKLTAQGVTFQVAISPEYRNLVRGDSKFVVNSRLDVKVGLDGVQVLGASASEWVDGGIRILPGEKGEIQSRYPLYANLEKAEENSLSDVPTTTLSLTAETLPDVQAGSVVLYRKFAVGEIISVKPRSNAFDIDLHIKPEYRHLLTNNSVFWAEGGAKVQLDGNGLTVQASPLARALKGAISFDNLTSSSANTRLNNKRILYASETAARAVGGQITLHAFDAGKMAAGMPIRYLGITIGQIQSLELMTAKNEVQAKAVLYPEYVGTFARGGTRFSVITPQISAAGVEHLDTIFQPYINVEPGRGSPRRDFEIQETTISDSRYIDGLSIIVEVPEAGSLGIGTPVLFRGLEVGTVTGLTLGSMSDRVMVKLRISKRYQYLVRNNSVFWLASGYSLDFGLIGGVVKTGTFNQFIRGGIAFATPPGTPLAPKAQDGKHFLLLESEPKEWRDWGTALPN; the protein is encoded by the coding sequence ATGAGTCAGGAAACGCCCGCTTCGCCGACTGAAGCCAAAATAAAAACGAAACGTCGCATCTCGCCTTTTTGGCTGCTGCCGGTCATTGCGCTAATGATTGCCGCATGGCTCATCTGGACCAGCTTCGAAGGCCGGGGAACGACCATCACCATCGATTTCCAGTCCGCGAACGGCATTGTTCCGGGGCGCACGCCTATCCGCTATCAGGGGGTGGAAGTCGGCACGGTACAAGATATCTCGCTGAGTAAAGATCTGAACAAGATCGAGGTGTCCGCCAGCGTGAAGAGCGATATGAAAGACGCCCTGCGCAAGGATACTCAATTCTGGCTGGTCACGCCTAAAGCGTCTCTGGCCGGGGTTTCCGGGTTGGATGCGCTGGTCGGCGGCAACTATATCGGCATGATGCCGGGTAAAGGCGAACCGGAAGATCATTTCGTCGCCCTTGATACTCAGCCGAAATACCGCATCAACAATGGCGAACTGATGATTCACCTGCAGGCTCCCGACCTCGGTTCACTGAGTAGCGGGTCGCTGGTCTATTTCCGCAAGATCCCAGTGGGTCGGGTGTATGACTATACCCTTAACGCCAACAACCAGGGGGTGACGATCGATGTCTTAATCGAACGTCGTTTCACCAATCTGGTGAAAAAAGGCAGCCGTTTCTGGAACGTCTCCGGTATCAAAGCGGACGTCAGCCTCAGCGGCGCGAAAGTGCAATTAGAAAATCTTTCTGCCCTGGTTAACGGCGCCATCGCCTTTGACTCGCCGGATGACTCAAAAACGGCGACGCAAAATGACGAGTACAATTTGTACGAGGATTTAGCGCACAGCCAGCGCGGCGTGCTGGTGACACTGGACCTGCCCGACGGTGACGGGTTGAAAGCAGGCTCTACGCCGCTGATGTATCAGGGGCTGGAAGTCGGTCAGTTAACCCGGTTGAATCTCAACCCTGGCGGCAACGTCACCGGCGAGATGACCGTCGATCCGAGCGTGGTCACGCTGCTGCGTGATAAGACGCTGATTCAAATGAAAAAGCCGAAAATCTCGCTGGATAATCCGAGCGTGAGCGCCCTACTCACCGGCAATACCTTTGAACTGGTGCCTGGCGAAGGCGAACCGCGTAACCACTTCACGGTCATGCCGGCCGATAAAGCGCTGCTGGAGGAGCCAAACGTCGCCACCGTCACACTCTCGGCGCCGGAGAGTTACGGTATCGATGCCGGCCAACCGCTGGTGCTGCATGGGGTAAAAGTCGGCCAGGTACTGGAGCGTAAGTTGACGGCGCAAGGCGTCACCTTCCAGGTCGCTATTTCGCCGGAGTATCGTAATCTGGTTCGCGGCGACAGCAAATTCGTCGTCAACAGCCGCCTTGATGTCAAAGTCGGGCTGGATGGCGTGCAGGTGCTGGGCGCCAGCGCCAGCGAATGGGTAGATGGCGGGATCCGCATACTGCCGGGTGAAAAAGGTGAAATTCAGAGCCGCTATCCACTGTATGCCAATCTTGAGAAAGCCGAGGAAAATAGTCTCAGCGATGTCCCAACCACCACGCTCAGCCTCACCGCGGAGACCCTGCCAGACGTACAGGCCGGTTCTGTGGTGCTGTATCGGAAATTCGCCGTCGGCGAGATTATTTCCGTGAAGCCGCGCAGCAATGCTTTCGATATTGACCTGCATATCAAGCCGGAGTACCGCCACCTGCTAACCAACAATAGCGTCTTCTGGGCGGAAGGCGGGGCGAAAGTACAGCTCGACGGCAACGGTTTAACCGTACAGGCTTCACCGCTGGCCCGCGCCCTGAAAGGCGCTATCAGTTTTGACAATCTCACCAGCAGCAGCGCCAACACGCGCCTGAACAATAAACGTATCCTGTACGCCTCCGAAACCGCCGCTCGCGCAGTTGGCGGTCAAATCACGCTGCACGCTTTCGACGCCGGTAAAATGGCAGCGGGAATGCCCATCCGCTATCTCGGCATTACCATCGGCCAGATCCAGTCGTTGGAGCTGATGACGGCGAAGAACGAAGTACAGGCGAAAGCAGTGCTCTATCCGGAGTATGTCGGCACCTTCGCCCGCGGCGGTACCCGTTTCTCCGTCATTACGCCGCAGATATCCGCCGCTGGCGTCGAGCACCTGGATACCATTTTCCAGCCGTATATCAACGTCGAACCCGGCCGCGGCTCGCCGCGTCGCGACTTTGAGATTCAGGAGACGACGATCAGCGATTCGCGCTACATCGATGGCCTGAGCATTATCGTCGAGGTACCAGAAGCCGGTTCGCTGGGTATTGGTACACCGGTACTCTTCCGCGGCCTGGAAGTTGGCACGGTGACCGGACTGACGCTCGGTTCGATGTCCGATCGCGTGATGGTTAAGCTGCGCATTAGTAAGCGTTACCAATACCTGGTACGTAATAACTCGGTGTTCTGGCTGGCTTCCGGCTATAGTCTCGACTTCGGCCTGATTGGCGGGGTAGTGAAAACCGGTACCTTCAATCAGTTCATTCGTGGCGGTATCGCCTTCGCTACGCCGCCAGGAACGCCGCTGGCGCCGAAAGCGCAGGATGGTAAACACTTCCTGCTGCTGGAAAGCGAGCCAAAAGAGTGGCGCGATTGGGGTACCGCGTTGCCGAATTAA
- the rsmF gene encoding 16S rRNA (cytosine(1407)-C(5))-methyltransferase RsmF, giving the protein MAQNAVYLPEPFLAQMRAAMPTHLSFDDFIAACQRPLRRSIRVNTLKITVADFLQRVAPYGWQLTPVPWCAEGFWIERDDEDTLPLGSTAEHLSGLFYIQEASSMLPVAALFADGEMPERVMDVAAAPGSKTTQIAARMGNRGGILANEFSASRVKVLHANISRCGISNVALTHFDGRVFGAALPECFGAILLDAPCSGEGVVRKDPDALKNWSPESNLEIAATQRELIDSAFHALRPGGTLVYSTCTLNREENEEVVNWLRQTYPHAVEVQPLGSLFPQAQEALTDEGFLHVFPQIFDCEGFFVARLRKTAAIDPLPTPGYKVGKFPFAPMKGREAAAATAAANAVGLQWGEHLHLWQRDKEIWLFPQALEALIGQVRFSRIGIRLAETHNKGYRWQHEAVIALAAPQTPFELTLAEAEEWYRGRDVYPDAPPQQDDAIVTFQGIPLGLAKRVGSRLKNSYPRELVRDGKLFAGKA; this is encoded by the coding sequence GTGGCTCAAAACGCTGTCTATCTTCCAGAACCCTTCCTCGCTCAAATGCGCGCGGCCATGCCGACGCATCTCTCCTTCGATGACTTTATCGCCGCCTGCCAGCGCCCGCTGCGCCGCAGCATCCGCGTCAATACATTGAAGATAACGGTTGCTGATTTTCTGCAACGGGTCGCGCCATATGGTTGGCAGCTAACGCCGGTGCCGTGGTGCGCCGAGGGCTTCTGGATTGAGCGTGATGATGAAGACACCCTGCCACTGGGCAGTACGGCAGAACACCTGAGCGGGCTATTTTATATTCAGGAAGCCAGTTCAATGCTGCCGGTAGCCGCACTGTTCGCCGATGGCGAAATGCCTGAGCGGGTGATGGATGTCGCCGCCGCGCCGGGCTCCAAAACCACGCAGATTGCCGCCCGCATGGGGAATCGGGGCGGGATCCTGGCCAATGAATTTTCCGCCAGCCGCGTCAAAGTGCTCCATGCCAATATCAGCCGCTGCGGCATCAGCAACGTCGCTCTCACCCACTTCGACGGACGCGTGTTCGGCGCGGCGCTGCCGGAGTGTTTTGGCGCGATTTTACTCGACGCCCCCTGCTCCGGCGAAGGTGTTGTGCGTAAAGATCCCGACGCGCTAAAAAACTGGTCGCCGGAAAGTAATCTGGAGATTGCCGCCACCCAACGCGAGCTGATTGACAGCGCTTTCCACGCTCTGCGTCCCGGCGGAACTCTGGTCTACTCTACCTGTACGCTTAACCGCGAAGAAAACGAAGAGGTCGTCAACTGGCTGCGGCAAACCTACCCGCATGCGGTGGAAGTACAGCCATTGGGGTCGCTATTCCCTCAGGCGCAAGAGGCCCTTACCGACGAAGGCTTTCTGCATGTGTTCCCGCAGATTTTTGACTGTGAAGGCTTCTTCGTCGCCCGCCTGCGTAAAACGGCCGCTATCGATCCGCTGCCAACACCGGGTTACAAAGTGGGCAAGTTCCCGTTCGCGCCGATGAAGGGGCGTGAAGCTGCCGCAGCGACCGCCGCCGCTAACGCCGTCGGCCTACAGTGGGGAGAACATCTCCACCTCTGGCAGCGCGATAAAGAGATCTGGCTGTTCCCGCAAGCCCTGGAAGCGCTGATCGGCCAGGTGCGGTTCTCCCGTATTGGCATTCGTCTCGCCGAAACACATAACAAAGGCTACCGCTGGCAACATGAAGCAGTGATCGCGCTGGCCGCACCGCAGACGCCCTTTGAGCTCACCCTGGCGGAAGCGGAAGAGTGGTATCGCGGGCGCGATGTCTATCCGGACGCGCCGCCGCAGCAGGATGATGCTATCGTCACCTTCCAGGGCATTCCGCTCGGTCTCGCCAAACGCGTGGGTTCCCGTCTGAAAAACAGCTACCCCCGCGAACTGGTGCGTGACGGTAAACTTTTTGCTGGCAAGGCGTGA
- the htpX gene encoding protease HtpX, giving the protein MMRIALFLLTNLAVMVVFGLVLSLTGIQSSSMTGLLIMALLFGFGGSIVSLLMSKWMALKSVGGEVIEQPRNETERWLMNTVAQQAQQAGIGMPQVAIYHAPDINAFATGARRDASLVAVSTGLLQNMSRDEAEAVIAHEISHIANGDMVTMTLIQGVVNTFVIFISRVIAQIAAGFLGGNREDEGESSNGNPLIYFAVATVLELVFGILASIITMWFSRYREFHADAGSAKLVGREKMIAALQRLKTSYEPQEASSMMAFCINGKAKSMSELFMTHPPLDKRIEALRSGEYLK; this is encoded by the coding sequence ATGATGCGAATCGCGCTTTTTCTGCTGACTAACCTGGCAGTCATGGTGGTGTTCGGGCTGGTGCTAAGCCTGACGGGGATCCAGTCAAGTAGTATGACTGGCCTGCTGATCATGGCGCTGTTGTTTGGTTTCGGTGGCTCGATCGTTTCGCTATTGATGTCGAAATGGATGGCGCTGAAGTCAGTTGGCGGGGAAGTTATCGAACAGCCGCGTAACGAAACGGAACGCTGGCTGATGAATACCGTCGCGCAGCAAGCGCAACAGGCGGGTATTGGCATGCCGCAGGTGGCGATTTATCACGCCCCTGATATTAACGCCTTCGCCACTGGCGCGCGCCGTGATGCTTCACTGGTCGCCGTCAGTACCGGTCTGCTGCAGAATATGAGCCGCGACGAAGCGGAAGCGGTTATTGCCCACGAAATCAGTCACATCGCCAACGGCGATATGGTGACCATGACGCTGATTCAGGGGGTAGTGAACACGTTCGTGATCTTCATTTCCCGCGTTATCGCGCAGATTGCTGCCGGTTTCCTCGGCGGCAACCGTGAAGATGAAGGTGAAAGCAGCAACGGTAATCCGCTGATTTACTTTGCCGTCGCTACCGTGCTGGAATTGGTGTTCGGTATTCTGGCCAGCATCATTACCATGTGGTTCTCGCGCTACCGTGAATTCCACGCTGATGCCGGTTCCGCCAAACTGGTTGGCCGCGAAAAAATGATCGCCGCGCTGCAGCGTTTGAAAACCAGCTACGAGCCGCAGGAAGCCAGCAGCATGATGGCGTTTTGCATCAACGGTAAAGCGAAGTCTATGAGTGAACTGTTCATGACTCACCCGCCGTTGGATAAACGTATTGAGGCGCTGCGCAGCGGAGAGTACCTGAAGTAA
- a CDS encoding YebW family protein translates to MFALVLFICYLDGGCEDIVVDIYDNERQCLVAMDDQRIRQGGCFPVEDFIDGFWRPATEYSDF, encoded by the coding sequence ATGTTCGCCTTAGTGTTATTCATTTGCTATCTGGACGGCGGTTGCGAAGACATCGTAGTGGATATCTACGATAACGAACGGCAATGCCTGGTCGCCATGGACGATCAACGCATTCGCCAGGGCGGCTGTTTTCCGGTGGAAGATTTTATCGATGGATTTTGGCGTCCGGCGACTGAATATAGCGATTTTTAA